The sequence gcAGGATATACACCAGTTATTGTTGACAATTTAAGTAATTCATCATTGGAAGCAATTAAACGTGTTGAAAGTATCACTGGTAAAGAAATAGAATTCCATCATGTTGACATTATGAATGAAAAGGCATTGgatgaaatttttgaaaCTGGAAATATTAGAAGTGTTATTCATTTTGCAGGATTGAAAGCAGTTGgagaatcaaataaattaccattgaaatactataataataatatcgcTGGTACTCTCacattattgaatttaatggaTAAACATCGTGTAAAGAAATTGGTATTCTCATCAAGTGCCACAGTTTATGGTGACCCACATACTGTACCAATCACAGAAGATTTCCCACTATCAGCAACCAACCCATATGGTCGTACAAAACTATATGTCGAAGGTATTCTCCAAGATCTTTGTGCCAGTGATCCAGAATGGAATTGTATAATGTTAAGATATTTCAATCCTGTAGGTGCTCATCCATCTGGTTTAATTGGTGAAGACCCAAAGGATATTCCAAATAATCTTATGCCATATGTTACTCAAACTGCCATTGGTAAAAGACCTATCCTTAGTATCTTTGGTAATGATTATAATACTCCAGATGGTACTGGTGTTAGAGATTTCATTCATGTTGTTGATCTTGCTAAAGGTCATATCTCT comes from Dictyostelium discoideum AX4 chromosome 2 chromosome, whole genome shotgun sequence and encodes:
- the galE gene encoding UDP-glucose 4-epimerase, producing MEPIDDRIMVTGGAGYIGSHTVIELIEAGYTPVIVDNLSNSSLEAIKRVESITGKEIEFHHVDIMNEKALDEIFETGNIRSVIHFAGLKAVGESNKLPLKYYNNNIAGTLTLLNLMDKHRVKKLVFSSSATVYGDPHTVPITEDFPLSATNPYGRTKLYVEGILQDLCASDPEWNCIMLRYFNPVGAHPSGLIGEDPKDIPNNLMPYVTQTAIGKRPILSIFGNDYNTPDGTGVRDFIHVVDLAKGHISALSSLHSKKQGCVAYNLGTGRGYSVLEMVGALKQASHKEIPYQIVSRRKGDVASSFADPSKALKELGWKATHNQDDMCRDAWKWQSLNPNGYSDS